Proteins from a single region of Carassius gibelio isolate Cgi1373 ecotype wild population from Czech Republic chromosome A5, carGib1.2-hapl.c, whole genome shotgun sequence:
- the LOC128003476 gene encoding zinc finger HIT domain-containing protein 1-like isoform X1, whose product MAEKKTTGNRASIRSQDPNQRRVLDSMTRHRRLTRQLEALEKDNFQDDPHASLPQLVKRLPQFDESNESGNESSKRRKKTRGDHFKQRFRKNFQALLEEEDLSVSEGPNYMIACAEPSKFPQRHFCAVCGFPSNYTCVSCGARYCCVRCLGTHHETRCLKWTV is encoded by the exons ATGGCGGAGAAGAAAACAACCGGTAACCGTGCGTCAA TCCGCTCGCAGGATCCCAACCAGCGGCGCGTGCTGGACAGCATGACGCGCCATCGCCGTTTAACCCGCCAGCTCGAGGCGCTCGAGAAAGACAACTTCCAGGACGATCCTCACGCGAGCCTCCCGCAGCTCGTTAAGCGGCTGCCGCAGTTCGACGAGAGCAACGAATCCGGTAACGAATCGA GCAAGCGGAGAAAGAAGACGAGGGGTGATCATTTTAAACAGAGGTTCCGTAAAAACTTCCAGGCTCTTCTTGAGGAGGAG gacTTGAGTGTCAGTGAGGGTCCGAACTATATGATTGCATGCGCTGAGCCCTCGAAGTTTCCTCAGCGTCATTTCTGTGCAGTGTGCGGCTTTCCATCAAACTACACTTGTGTGTCATGTGGAGCTCGCTACTGCTGTGTCCGATGTTTAGGAACACACCATGAGACCAG GTGTCTAAAGTGGACGGTATGA
- the LOC128003476 gene encoding zinc finger HIT domain-containing protein 1-like isoform X2 codes for MAEKKTTGNLRSQDPNQRRVLDSMTRHRRLTRQLEALEKDNFQDDPHASLPQLVKRLPQFDESNESGNESSKRRKKTRGDHFKQRFRKNFQALLEEEDLSVSEGPNYMIACAEPSKFPQRHFCAVCGFPSNYTCVSCGARYCCVRCLGTHHETRCLKWTV; via the exons ATGGCGGAGAAGAAAACAACCGGTAACC TCCGCTCGCAGGATCCCAACCAGCGGCGCGTGCTGGACAGCATGACGCGCCATCGCCGTTTAACCCGCCAGCTCGAGGCGCTCGAGAAAGACAACTTCCAGGACGATCCTCACGCGAGCCTCCCGCAGCTCGTTAAGCGGCTGCCGCAGTTCGACGAGAGCAACGAATCCGGTAACGAATCGA GCAAGCGGAGAAAGAAGACGAGGGGTGATCATTTTAAACAGAGGTTCCGTAAAAACTTCCAGGCTCTTCTTGAGGAGGAG gacTTGAGTGTCAGTGAGGGTCCGAACTATATGATTGCATGCGCTGAGCCCTCGAAGTTTCCTCAGCGTCATTTCTGTGCAGTGTGCGGCTTTCCATCAAACTACACTTGTGTGTCATGTGGAGCTCGCTACTGCTGTGTCCGATGTTTAGGAACACACCATGAGACCAG GTGTCTAAAGTGGACGGTATGA
- the LOC128003476 gene encoding zinc finger HIT domain-containing protein 1-like isoform X4, whose translation MAEKKTTVRSQDPNQRRVLDSMTRHRRLTRQLEALEKDNFQDDPHASLPQLVKRLPQFDESNESGNESSKRRKKTRGDHFKQRFRKNFQALLEEEDLSVSEGPNYMIACAEPSKFPQRHFCAVCGFPSNYTCVSCGARYCCVRCLGTHHETRCLKWTV comes from the exons ATGGCGGAGAAGAAAACAACCG TCCGCTCGCAGGATCCCAACCAGCGGCGCGTGCTGGACAGCATGACGCGCCATCGCCGTTTAACCCGCCAGCTCGAGGCGCTCGAGAAAGACAACTTCCAGGACGATCCTCACGCGAGCCTCCCGCAGCTCGTTAAGCGGCTGCCGCAGTTCGACGAGAGCAACGAATCCGGTAACGAATCGA GCAAGCGGAGAAAGAAGACGAGGGGTGATCATTTTAAACAGAGGTTCCGTAAAAACTTCCAGGCTCTTCTTGAGGAGGAG gacTTGAGTGTCAGTGAGGGTCCGAACTATATGATTGCATGCGCTGAGCCCTCGAAGTTTCCTCAGCGTCATTTCTGTGCAGTGTGCGGCTTTCCATCAAACTACACTTGTGTGTCATGTGGAGCTCGCTACTGCTGTGTCCGATGTTTAGGAACACACCATGAGACCAG GTGTCTAAAGTGGACGGTATGA
- the LOC128003476 gene encoding zinc finger HIT domain-containing protein 1-like isoform X3 — MAEKKTTGNRASIRSQDPNQRRVLDSMTRHRRLTRQLEALEKDNFQDDPHASLPQLVKRLPQFDESNESGKRRKKTRGDHFKQRFRKNFQALLEEEDLSVSEGPNYMIACAEPSKFPQRHFCAVCGFPSNYTCVSCGARYCCVRCLGTHHETRCLKWTV, encoded by the exons ATGGCGGAGAAGAAAACAACCGGTAACCGTGCGTCAA TCCGCTCGCAGGATCCCAACCAGCGGCGCGTGCTGGACAGCATGACGCGCCATCGCCGTTTAACCCGCCAGCTCGAGGCGCTCGAGAAAGACAACTTCCAGGACGATCCTCACGCGAGCCTCCCGCAGCTCGTTAAGCGGCTGCCGCAGTTCGACGAGAGCAACGAATCCG GCAAGCGGAGAAAGAAGACGAGGGGTGATCATTTTAAACAGAGGTTCCGTAAAAACTTCCAGGCTCTTCTTGAGGAGGAG gacTTGAGTGTCAGTGAGGGTCCGAACTATATGATTGCATGCGCTGAGCCCTCGAAGTTTCCTCAGCGTCATTTCTGTGCAGTGTGCGGCTTTCCATCAAACTACACTTGTGTGTCATGTGGAGCTCGCTACTGCTGTGTCCGATGTTTAGGAACACACCATGAGACCAG GTGTCTAAAGTGGACGGTATGA
- the LOC128003476 gene encoding zinc finger HIT domain-containing protein 1-like isoform X5 yields the protein MAEKKTTVRSQDPNQRRVLDSMTRHRRLTRQLEALEKDNFQDDPHASLPQLVKRLPQFDESNESGKRRKKTRGDHFKQRFRKNFQALLEEEDLSVSEGPNYMIACAEPSKFPQRHFCAVCGFPSNYTCVSCGARYCCVRCLGTHHETRCLKWTV from the exons ATGGCGGAGAAGAAAACAACCG TCCGCTCGCAGGATCCCAACCAGCGGCGCGTGCTGGACAGCATGACGCGCCATCGCCGTTTAACCCGCCAGCTCGAGGCGCTCGAGAAAGACAACTTCCAGGACGATCCTCACGCGAGCCTCCCGCAGCTCGTTAAGCGGCTGCCGCAGTTCGACGAGAGCAACGAATCCG GCAAGCGGAGAAAGAAGACGAGGGGTGATCATTTTAAACAGAGGTTCCGTAAAAACTTCCAGGCTCTTCTTGAGGAGGAG gacTTGAGTGTCAGTGAGGGTCCGAACTATATGATTGCATGCGCTGAGCCCTCGAAGTTTCCTCAGCGTCATTTCTGTGCAGTGTGCGGCTTTCCATCAAACTACACTTGTGTGTCATGTGGAGCTCGCTACTGCTGTGTCCGATGTTTAGGAACACACCATGAGACCAG GTGTCTAAAGTGGACGGTATGA
- the LOC128003476 gene encoding zinc finger HIT domain-containing protein 1-like isoform X6, whose amino-acid sequence MTRHRRLTRQLEALEKDNFQDDPHASLPQLVKRLPQFDESNESGNESSKRRKKTRGDHFKQRFRKNFQALLEEEDLSVSEGPNYMIACAEPSKFPQRHFCAVCGFPSNYTCVSCGARYCCVRCLGTHHETRCLKWTV is encoded by the exons ATGACGCGCCATCGCCGTTTAACCCGCCAGCTCGAGGCGCTCGAGAAAGACAACTTCCAGGACGATCCTCACGCGAGCCTCCCGCAGCTCGTTAAGCGGCTGCCGCAGTTCGACGAGAGCAACGAATCCGGTAACGAATCGA GCAAGCGGAGAAAGAAGACGAGGGGTGATCATTTTAAACAGAGGTTCCGTAAAAACTTCCAGGCTCTTCTTGAGGAGGAG gacTTGAGTGTCAGTGAGGGTCCGAACTATATGATTGCATGCGCTGAGCCCTCGAAGTTTCCTCAGCGTCATTTCTGTGCAGTGTGCGGCTTTCCATCAAACTACACTTGTGTGTCATGTGGAGCTCGCTACTGCTGTGTCCGATGTTTAGGAACACACCATGAGACCAG GTGTCTAAAGTGGACGGTATGA
- the LOC128003400 gene encoding diacylglycerol O-acyltransferase 2-like isoform X1, producing the protein MGTDNELMGKEDRSQWKELIEDISVLQWVFSFLFLGAACLLLMIYLMFTSLWLVPTLYFSWQIYDWHTPERGGRRTKFVRNWEVWKHFRDYFPVKLVKTAELNPSKNYIMGCHPHGIMCVGAFSCFSTDRNGFAETFPGIRPVLAILAGLFRLPLFREYILAAGLLPVSKKSLDYLLSRTGVSNAVVIIIGGAEESLTSSPGVNTVVMKHRKGFVRLALEHGADLVPVYSFGENELFQQVVLSEGSVGRRLQALFKQIMGFAPCLFTGGRWLLLPYRRPVTTVVGGPITVPKVGSPSQEQVDHYHSLYMKALSELFHKHKASCGLAETHELRFI; encoded by the exons ATGGGAACTGATAACG AGTTAATGGGGAAGGAGGACAGGTCACAGTGGAAGGAGTTAATTGAGGATATAAGTGTTTTACAATGGgtgttttcatttctgtttttag gaGCGGCCTGTCTGCTGCTGATGATCTATTTGATGTTCACTTCTCTGTGGCTCGTTCCCACACTCTACTTCTCCTGGCAGATCTATGATTGGCATACACCTGAAAGAG GTGGCAGACGAACAAAATTTGTGCGAAACTGGGAAGTATGGAAACACTTCAGAGATTATTTTCCAGTGAAG CTGGTAAAGACTGCTGAATTGAATCCCAGTAAGAACTATATTATGGGTTGTCACCCCCACGGCATCATGTGTGTGGGAGCCTTCTCGTGTTTCAGCACAGACCGTAATGGATTTGCAGAAACCTTTCCTGGTATACGCCCCGTGCTTGCAATCCTGGCTGGACTTTTCCGCCTTCCTCTCTTCAGAGAGTATATTTTAGCTGCAG GTCTGTTGCCTGTCAGTAAGAAGAGTTTAGATTACTTGCTGAGCCGTACTGGTGTGAGTAACGCTGTAGTCATCATCATTGGTGGGGCAGAGGAATCACTTACCTCGTCTCCAGGAGTGAACACTGTAGTCATGAAACACAGGAAGGGTTTTGTACGACTGGCTCTTGAACATGG GGCTGACCTGGTTCCCGTGTACTCCTTCGGTGAGAACGAACTATTTCAACAGGTGGTTCTGTCTGAGGGCAGCGTGGGTCGACGGCTGCAGGCTCTTTTTAAGCAGATTATGGGTTTTGCTCCATGTCTCTTCACTGGGGGGCGCTGGCTGCTTCTGCCATACAGACGTCCTGTCACCACTGTAG TGGGCGGTCCCATTACTGTGCCTAAGGTTGGCAGTCCATCTCAGGAACAGGTGGATCATTACCACAGTTTATACATGAAGGCTCTGTCTGAACTTTTCCACAAACATAAAGCCAGCTGCGGACTGGCCGAAACACACGAGCTGCGCTTCATATAG
- the LOC128003400 gene encoding diacylglycerol O-acyltransferase 2-like isoform X2 has product MGTDNELMGKEDRSQWKELIEDISVLQWVFSFLFLGAACLLLMIYLMFTSLWLVPTLYFSWQIYDWHTPERGGRRTKFVRNWEVWKHFRDYFPVKLVKTAELNPSKNYIMGCHPHGIMCVGAFSCFSTDRNGFAETFPGIRPVLAILAGLFRLPLFREYILAAGLLPVSKKSLDYLLSRTGVSNAVVIIIGGAEESLTSSPGVNTVVMKHRKGFVRLALEHGADLVPVYSFGENELFQQVVLSEGSVGRRLQALFKQIMGFAPCLFTGGRWLLLPYRRPVTTWAVPLLCLRLAVHLRNRWIITTVYT; this is encoded by the exons ATGGGAACTGATAACG AGTTAATGGGGAAGGAGGACAGGTCACAGTGGAAGGAGTTAATTGAGGATATAAGTGTTTTACAATGGgtgttttcatttctgtttttag gaGCGGCCTGTCTGCTGCTGATGATCTATTTGATGTTCACTTCTCTGTGGCTCGTTCCCACACTCTACTTCTCCTGGCAGATCTATGATTGGCATACACCTGAAAGAG GTGGCAGACGAACAAAATTTGTGCGAAACTGGGAAGTATGGAAACACTTCAGAGATTATTTTCCAGTGAAG CTGGTAAAGACTGCTGAATTGAATCCCAGTAAGAACTATATTATGGGTTGTCACCCCCACGGCATCATGTGTGTGGGAGCCTTCTCGTGTTTCAGCACAGACCGTAATGGATTTGCAGAAACCTTTCCTGGTATACGCCCCGTGCTTGCAATCCTGGCTGGACTTTTCCGCCTTCCTCTCTTCAGAGAGTATATTTTAGCTGCAG GTCTGTTGCCTGTCAGTAAGAAGAGTTTAGATTACTTGCTGAGCCGTACTGGTGTGAGTAACGCTGTAGTCATCATCATTGGTGGGGCAGAGGAATCACTTACCTCGTCTCCAGGAGTGAACACTGTAGTCATGAAACACAGGAAGGGTTTTGTACGACTGGCTCTTGAACATGG GGCTGACCTGGTTCCCGTGTACTCCTTCGGTGAGAACGAACTATTTCAACAGGTGGTTCTGTCTGAGGGCAGCGTGGGTCGACGGCTGCAGGCTCTTTTTAAGCAGATTATGGGTTTTGCTCCATGTCTCTTCACTGGGGGGCGCTGGCTGCTTCTGCCATACAGACGTCCTGTCACCACT TGGGCGGTCCCATTACTGTGCCTAAGGTTGGCAGTCCATCTCAGGAACAGGTGGATCATTACCACAGTTTATACATGA